A window of Streptomyces sp. N50 contains these coding sequences:
- a CDS encoding RICIN domain-containing protein: MKVRNRITVLAATFVSCAGMVTLATGASAAAPTADSTPGVSARVAAAAAASSYHTIKNMAYAQCVDAPGGVLNVRLQLANCNGSSTQNWAFVSTGAADTYYLVNQASGYCAEVNNGTSVPGEAVDEYLCDGLASEQWVETAAIVDQKVGAKFRHAGTSLCLDTVSSTGSQLMQWSCDDAHPAAAQVWTVS, encoded by the coding sequence ATGAAGGTGCGAAACAGGATCACTGTTCTGGCAGCGACGTTCGTGAGCTGCGCGGGCATGGTCACGCTGGCGACGGGGGCGAGTGCCGCCGCGCCGACCGCGGACTCGACGCCGGGCGTCTCCGCCCGCGTCGCGGCGGCGGCGGCCGCGAGCAGCTATCACACGATCAAGAACATGGCCTACGCCCAATGCGTGGACGCGCCGGGCGGGGTACTCAACGTCAGACTCCAGCTGGCCAACTGCAACGGTTCCAGCACCCAGAACTGGGCGTTCGTCTCGACCGGCGCTGCGGACACCTACTACCTCGTGAATCAGGCGAGCGGGTACTGCGCCGAGGTCAACAACGGCACCAGCGTTCCAGGAGAGGCCGTCGACGAGTACCTCTGCGACGGGCTGGCGTCGGAACAGTGGGTCGAGACCGCCGCGATCGTCGACCAGAAGGTCGGCGCGAAGTTCAGGCACGCGGGCACCAGTCTGTGCCTCGACACGGTCAGCAGCACCGGCAGCCAGCTCATGCAATGGAGTTGCGACGACGCGCACCCGGCCGCGGCCCAGGTGTGGACCGTGAGCTAG